In Gopherus flavomarginatus isolate rGopFla2 chromosome 1, rGopFla2.mat.asm, whole genome shotgun sequence, a single genomic region encodes these proteins:
- the KRR1 gene encoding KRR1 small subunit processome component homolog yields the protein MAKAKFLTFPCTILSLPPFAISVDNATILHVMQAHNLNVNESELLTVPDGWKEPAFTREDNPKGLLEESSFATLFPKYREAYLKECWPLVQKALNEHHVNATLDLIEGSITVTTTKKTFDPYMIVRARDLIKLLARSVPFEQAVRVLQDDTACDIIKIGSLVSNRERFIKRRQRLIGPKGSTLKALELLTNCYIMVQGNTVSALGPFNGLKEVRKVVLDTMKNIHPIYNIKTLMIKRELSKDPELRTQSWERFLPQFKHKNLNKRKEPKKKSVKKEYTPFPPPQPENQIDKELASGEYFLKESQKKRKRMEELKAKQAESFRRRQEKRNKAFIPPKEKLVVKPKKASTETKIDIEAIKEKVKKAKKKKLGALPVEEVKLKIAADEKKKKKKK from the exons TAAATGAGTCAGAACTTCTCACTGTTCCTGATGGATGGAAAGAACCAGCCTTTACAAGAGAAGATAATCCTAAAGGGCTCCTGGAAGAAAGCAGCTTTGCAACTCTGTTTCCGAAATACAGAGAAGCTTACTTGAAAGAGTGTTGGCCATTGGTGCAGAAAGCCTTGAATGAACAT CATGTGAATGCAACATTGGACTTAATTGAAGGTAGTATAACTGTCACCACAACTAAGAAGACTTTTGATCCATATATGATCGTCAGGGCAAGAGACTTAATAAAGCTTTTAGCAAGAAGTGTTCCTTTTGAACAG GCAGTACGCGTCCTTCAGGATGACACTGCATGTGACATCATTAAAATAGGATCTCTAGTGAGCAACAGAGAGAGATTTATAAAAAGAAGACAAAGACTCATTGGGCCAAAAGGATCCACTCTGAAG GCTCTGGAACTGTTAACAAACTGTTATATCATGGTTCAGGGGAACACTGTTTCAGCTCTGGGACCTTTTAATGGGCTAAaagag gttAGAAAAGTGGTCCTGGACACTATGAAGAATATTCATCCCATATATAACATAAAG ACTCTCATGATTAAACGGGAGCTGTCAAAGGACCCTGAACTAAGAACACAAAGTTGGGAACGATTTTTGCCTCAGTTCAAACACAAGAACTTAAACAAACGCAAGGAGCCAAAGAAGAAAAGTGTTAAGAAGGAATACACGCCTTTCCCTCCTCCACAACCAGAAAACCAG ATTGATAAAGAATTGGCAAGTGGTGAATACTTCTTGAAAGAAAGCCAGAAGAAACGAAAGAGGATGGAAGAGTTAAAG gCAAAACAAGCAGAATCCTTTAGAAGGAGacaagagaaaagaaataaagCTTTTATCCCTCCCAAGGAAAAGCTAGTTGTAAAACCTAAAAAAG CTTCTACTGAAACAAAAATTGATATTGAAGCAATCAAGGAAAAGgtgaagaaagcaaagaaaaagaagcTGGGAGCTCTTCCAGTGGAAGAAGTTAAATTAAAGATTGCAGcagatgaaaagaaaaagaagaagaagaaatga